A DNA window from Luteolibacter luteus contains the following coding sequences:
- a CDS encoding TIGR02452 family protein: MSRESRAELARETVAILEAGGYQFDDGTLVDLAGRIRECVFETVLYEPEALEGLLQEAESLGRGTDETAVTLHNETTLQGARALAEEGHGKIAVLNFASAKNPGGGFLNGSQAQEESLARASALYASLRTQPDYYEYHRSNNDPLYSHRAIFSPGCPVFRDDEGTPLRDPLQLVDFITCPAPNAGAVRQNRPEAIDLIPEIFRRRAAYVLALALHKRCDALVLGAWGCGVFKNDPALVAEAFRDLLQGEVFSRKFKAIRFSVLDPSGNILETFRQSLTGSV; encoded by the coding sequence ATGAGTCGTGAATCAAGAGCCGAGCTGGCGCGAGAGACGGTAGCCATTCTGGAAGCTGGCGGATACCAGTTCGACGACGGGACCTTGGTCGATCTCGCGGGGCGTATCCGCGAATGCGTGTTCGAGACGGTGCTGTATGAGCCGGAAGCTTTGGAAGGCCTCTTGCAAGAGGCTGAATCACTCGGAAGAGGAACGGATGAAACGGCAGTCACGCTCCACAATGAGACGACGCTGCAAGGAGCCCGCGCCCTGGCGGAGGAGGGTCATGGGAAGATCGCGGTGCTGAATTTCGCCTCCGCTAAAAATCCCGGTGGTGGCTTCCTGAATGGCAGCCAGGCGCAAGAGGAAAGCTTGGCGCGGGCTTCAGCGCTATATGCCTCCCTGCGCACCCAGCCCGACTACTATGAATATCATAGATCGAACAATGACCCGCTTTACTCTCACCGCGCAATCTTCTCTCCCGGCTGCCCTGTTTTCCGCGATGATGAGGGAACTCCACTGCGGGATCCCCTGCAATTGGTGGACTTCATCACCTGCCCCGCTCCGAATGCGGGAGCAGTGAGGCAGAATAGGCCGGAAGCCATCGATCTGATCCCGGAAATTTTCCGGCGCCGTGCCGCCTATGTACTCGCACTGGCACTCCACAAACGCTGCGACGCCTTGGTGCTGGGTGCCTGGGGATGTGGCGTTTTCAAGAACGATCCCGCCCTGGTCGCGGAGGCTTTCAGGGACTTGTTGCAGGGGGAGGTCTTCTCCCGAAAATTCAAAGCGATTCGGTTCTCCGTGTTAGATCCGTCCGGGAATATTTTAGAGACCTTCCGGCAGTCCCTCACGGGCTCGGTTTGA
- a CDS encoding PEP-CTERM sorting domain-containing protein (PEP-CTERM proteins occur, often in large numbers, in the proteomes of bacteria that also encode an exosortase, a predicted intramembrane cysteine proteinase. The presence of a PEP-CTERM domain at a protein's C-terminus predicts cleavage within the sorting domain, followed by covalent anchoring to some some component of the (usually Gram-negative) cell surface. Many PEP-CTERM proteins exhibit an unusual sequence composition that includes large numbers of potential glycosylation sites. Expression of one such protein has been shown restore the ability of a bacterium to form floc, a type of biofilm.) has protein sequence MHPPALLFAGTLVCLPVVTQASVLIGSPAQYTSVSPERLPLAFPGISSQGFKAFESTLQGEIVTCRSDGNFPLSIPSQLSAIPEPSSSFAVGALMASGMLIRQRRRK, from the coding sequence ATGCATCCCCCCGCATTGCTGTTCGCGGGCACCCTCGTTTGCCTGCCTGTCGTCACCCAAGCCAGTGTATTGATCGGTTCGCCCGCTCAATATACCAGCGTGTCCCCGGAACGCCTTCCTTTGGCTTTTCCGGGTATCAGCTCGCAAGGTTTCAAAGCCTTCGAGTCAACCCTTCAGGGAGAAATCGTGACCTGTCGGTCCGATGGTAATTTCCCCCTGTCCATTCCATCGCAGTTGTCTGCGATTCCTGAACCATCCAGCAGTTTCGCCGTGGGTGCCTTGATGGCCTCCGGCATGCTGATCCGGCAACGGCGGCGAAAGTAA
- a CDS encoding DUF1328 domain-containing protein, with protein MLHWTLVFLVIALIAAVLGFGTLAGMAATIAKIAFVLFLVLWVVGLLSRRSSV; from the coding sequence ATGCTACATTGGACCCTTGTTTTCCTGGTGATCGCTTTGATCGCTGCTGTTCTTGGATTCGGAACCTTGGCGGGAATGGCCGCAACGATCGCGAAGATCGCGTTCGTTCTGTTCCTTGTTCTTTGGGTGGTGGGCCTTCTGTCCCGCCGCAGCAGCGTCTGA
- a CDS encoding TonB-dependent receptor translates to MPTTLEKAQELNLDPGIYGTFAEIGAGQDTANWFFRASGSAGMVAKSISAYDMTMSDAIYGKSDRYVSRQRLRQMLDHEYSILIERLGPVRGESTTFFSFCNTVRARGYLDTGECHGWLGMRFQLRPGEPPSDIYVHVRLLDATNAEQAEALGIVGVNMIHATFRHRGHLGRFVTSLVEGLKPYRVEIDMLKFHGHGYGFFDNRLCSLALVEAGLTEAVMFRPDGEVVQAAEVLYKRPILLLRGSFDPVTRLHMQMMEQAHGVFCSGQPENEAARTIELCEMTMANLLRGKTVDHVDFIDRCDALQALGKTVLVSRYAEFHRLSAYLSRATQQPIGIVLSIGLLNELFKAKWSENLAGGLLESFGRLFKNQVTLYVYPWKNRKTGELVDANSFIPPEDSRSLYKYFLETGRVRPVPVGDEHLMQFTGRDIQEMITEGDESWKAYVPSEAHRSAMHLHG, encoded by the coding sequence ATGCCCACCACCCTTGAGAAGGCACAGGAGCTGAATCTGGATCCTGGGATTTATGGCACCTTCGCGGAGATCGGTGCAGGCCAGGATACGGCGAATTGGTTTTTCCGGGCGAGCGGTTCCGCTGGCATGGTGGCAAAATCGATCTCTGCCTACGACATGACGATGAGCGATGCCATTTATGGCAAGAGCGATCGCTATGTTTCCCGCCAGCGGCTGCGGCAGATGCTTGATCATGAGTACAGCATTCTGATCGAGCGGCTGGGTCCGGTACGTGGGGAGAGCACGACTTTCTTTTCCTTCTGCAATACGGTGCGAGCCCGCGGCTATCTGGACACGGGTGAGTGTCACGGATGGTTGGGCATGAGGTTCCAACTCCGGCCGGGTGAGCCGCCGTCCGATATCTACGTGCACGTGCGTCTGCTGGACGCGACAAATGCGGAGCAGGCGGAAGCCTTGGGAATCGTGGGGGTAAACATGATCCATGCGACCTTCCGGCATCGCGGGCATTTGGGACGTTTCGTTACCTCGTTGGTGGAGGGGCTCAAGCCGTACCGCGTCGAGATCGACATGCTGAAATTCCATGGCCACGGTTATGGCTTCTTCGACAACCGCCTGTGCTCGTTGGCACTGGTGGAAGCTGGCCTCACCGAAGCGGTGATGTTCAGGCCGGATGGCGAGGTGGTGCAAGCCGCGGAGGTGCTCTACAAGCGACCGATCCTGCTCCTGCGCGGGAGCTTTGATCCCGTGACCCGCCTGCACATGCAGATGATGGAACAGGCCCACGGGGTGTTTTGCTCCGGCCAACCGGAGAACGAAGCCGCACGGACGATCGAGCTGTGCGAAATGACCATGGCGAATCTGCTCCGTGGGAAAACGGTGGATCATGTGGATTTCATCGACCGCTGCGATGCCTTGCAGGCATTGGGGAAGACGGTTTTGGTATCGCGCTATGCAGAGTTCCACCGGCTTTCAGCCTATCTCAGCCGCGCCACGCAGCAGCCGATCGGAATCGTGCTGAGTATCGGGCTGCTGAATGAACTCTTCAAAGCCAAGTGGTCGGAGAATCTTGCGGGTGGCCTGCTGGAGTCCTTCGGACGCCTCTTCAAGAATCAGGTGACGCTCTACGTTTACCCGTGGAAAAACCGCAAAACGGGGGAGTTGGTGGATGCGAACAGCTTCATTCCGCCGGAAGATTCGCGGAGCCTCTACAAATACTTCCTCGAAACGGGCCGTGTCCGACCGGTGCCGGTAGGAGATGAGCATCTGATGCAATTCACCGGCCGTGACATCCAGGAAATGATCACGGAGGGGGATGAGTCATGGAAAGCCTACGTCCCGTCAGAGGCCCATCGCTCAGCCATGCACCTGCACGGTTGA
- a CDS encoding transglycosylase domain-containing protein: MANVDKSTRNKLKKRRFYKRKGFWLTLILLGLVSAGVGYVFLEQYTRPYRERAYTYDLERINEVEIPSIIYDRHGKEIGRHFEQNRSPIPIKDVPKIFIEALKAGEDQRFETHKGVDYLGIGRAVYLNWKAGEETQGASTITQQLAKNAYDLVNESKRRDEPQFKRKIVEAFLAMRIEKRYTKQQILDFYVNRVLFGSGYYGIRSASLGYFGKEPKDLNALESAAIVGTIKSPTWCSPINHPERNRASRNLVLGRMAEAGTITNREAARLQGETLKLNPKPLARNTTHLYERVMDEIERELGEDALMAGGYKIYTSIDAGVQSAMEAKLSERLVTAEARNGYANQKRADFKKAKAANPENPGKAEYLQGAGLMIDHTTGEVLAHVGGRDYVDVPYDVIELGRRPLGTAFLPFVYAAGLERNLTAATVVEDEWMDNRSVMVGGREGVLGEWGMEVAMPKNEGRITARRALEASKIAASVRFAGMAGLENVVKTAEAFGLPMKDVEILPRLATGFESASLKEATRAISAFARGGETAPLKMTYVDRVVDIKGTTRYQRKIEMPTRLRPMGEDTAYIVHDMMRGSMEHGNTAGLSDMLIERPFSGAGKTGTTSDFSDNWFLGYNGKVACGIWIGFLQPGKSIYEGAFSRDLAMPVWAEAMNAASENFGGKVISQPENLVELKICSVTGQRATPYCYVTVHDTATSTPRTRSSEVTELFRKGTDNLPFCQEHSGGSPVASGSAAVGLAALAVIDTTPVRSKTPVLLGEDPYFTEQVMMEGATRAVPRTRTNVLDSFDLGDKEEPMKLPWPKRLEISPDY, translated from the coding sequence ATGGCGAACGTCGATAAAAGCACGCGGAACAAGCTGAAGAAGCGCCGCTTCTACAAGCGCAAAGGTTTCTGGCTCACGCTGATCCTGCTGGGGCTGGTCTCTGCGGGCGTGGGCTACGTTTTCTTGGAGCAGTATACCCGCCCCTACCGCGAGCGGGCCTACACCTACGATCTCGAGCGGATCAATGAGGTGGAAATCCCCAGCATCATCTATGATCGCCACGGGAAAGAAATCGGCCGCCATTTCGAGCAAAACCGCAGCCCGATCCCAATCAAGGACGTGCCGAAAATCTTCATCGAAGCCCTGAAGGCGGGTGAAGACCAGAGATTTGAAACCCACAAGGGTGTCGACTACCTCGGCATCGGTCGTGCCGTTTACCTCAACTGGAAGGCGGGCGAGGAAACCCAAGGGGCCAGTACGATCACCCAGCAGCTCGCGAAGAATGCCTACGATCTCGTAAACGAGAGCAAGCGCCGGGATGAACCCCAGTTCAAACGGAAGATCGTCGAGGCCTTCCTGGCGATGCGGATCGAGAAACGCTATACCAAGCAGCAGATTCTGGATTTCTATGTGAACCGCGTGCTATTCGGCAGCGGCTATTATGGGATCCGGTCGGCGTCGCTGGGCTATTTTGGCAAGGAGCCGAAGGATCTCAATGCCTTGGAAAGCGCGGCGATCGTCGGCACGATCAAGAGCCCCACCTGGTGTTCGCCGATCAATCATCCTGAGCGAAATCGCGCCTCCCGGAACCTCGTTTTGGGGCGCATGGCGGAGGCAGGAACAATCACCAACCGGGAAGCGGCACGCCTGCAGGGCGAAACGCTGAAGCTGAACCCGAAGCCCTTGGCGCGCAATACCACGCATCTCTACGAGCGTGTGATGGACGAAATCGAGCGCGAGTTGGGTGAAGACGCGCTGATGGCCGGCGGCTACAAGATTTACACCTCAATCGATGCCGGGGTCCAAAGCGCGATGGAGGCAAAGCTGAGCGAACGCCTCGTAACCGCCGAAGCGCGTAACGGTTACGCGAACCAAAAACGTGCCGATTTCAAGAAGGCAAAAGCCGCAAATCCGGAAAACCCGGGTAAGGCGGAATACCTCCAAGGAGCAGGCCTGATGATCGATCATACCACCGGCGAAGTGTTGGCTCACGTCGGCGGTCGCGACTACGTGGATGTGCCCTACGACGTGATCGAGCTGGGTCGCCGTCCGCTAGGCACTGCTTTCCTGCCCTTCGTCTATGCCGCCGGCTTGGAACGGAATCTCACCGCGGCGACCGTGGTGGAGGACGAGTGGATGGACAACCGCTCGGTCATGGTGGGCGGCCGCGAAGGCGTGCTGGGCGAATGGGGTATGGAAGTGGCCATGCCGAAGAATGAAGGCCGTATCACCGCACGCCGCGCCTTGGAGGCGTCAAAGATCGCCGCGTCGGTTCGTTTCGCCGGCATGGCAGGCTTGGAGAATGTGGTGAAGACCGCGGAAGCGTTCGGCCTCCCCATGAAGGATGTCGAAATCCTGCCACGTCTGGCCACGGGCTTCGAGTCCGCGTCACTCAAGGAAGCTACCCGGGCTATCTCAGCCTTTGCCCGGGGCGGCGAGACCGCCCCTTTGAAGATGACTTACGTGGATCGCGTGGTCGATATCAAGGGGACGACCCGTTACCAGCGGAAGATCGAGATGCCCACTCGCCTGCGTCCGATGGGTGAGGATACCGCTTACATCGTGCACGACATGATGCGCGGCAGCATGGAGCATGGGAATACCGCCGGACTTTCCGACATGCTGATCGAGCGTCCGTTCAGCGGCGCTGGAAAAACGGGCACGACCAGCGATTTCTCCGACAACTGGTTCCTCGGTTACAATGGAAAGGTCGCCTGCGGGATCTGGATCGGCTTCCTGCAACCCGGCAAATCGATTTACGAAGGAGCGTTCTCCCGTGATCTCGCGATGCCGGTTTGGGCGGAAGCGATGAATGCGGCCTCCGAGAACTTCGGAGGCAAGGTCATCTCCCAGCCAGAAAACCTGGTGGAACTGAAAATCTGTAGCGTCACCGGCCAGCGGGCCACACCCTATTGCTACGTGACGGTGCATGACACGGCCACATCGACTCCCCGGACCCGTTCTTCCGAGGTCACCGAACTTTTCCGCAAAGGCACCGACAACCTTCCTTTCTGCCAAGAGCATTCGGGAGGTTCACCGGTGGCCAGCGGATCCGCCGCCGTCGGACTCGCTGCCCTCGCCGTGATCGATACCACGCCGGTGCGCTCCAAGACGCCCGTCCTTCTAGGGGAGGACCCCTATTTTACCGAGCAAGTCATGATGGAGGGAGCCACCCGTGCGGTTCCGCGCACGCGGACAAACGTGCTGGATAGCTTCGATCTGGGAGACAAGGAAGAGCCCATGAAACTTCCTTGGCCCAAGCGCTTGGAGATTTCCCCGGACTATTGA
- a CDS encoding class I SAM-dependent methyltransferase has protein sequence MAAALYDPEEGYYARPAGQVGRAGDFFTSVSVGPLFGRLLAECVMEWYREAGKPPRWRLVELGANDGTLAMDLHAALKEMVGGGSGLEHVVIEPLPQLAAALREKCGGFLRVEDSSGPLAEDPLPSFVLGNEVLDALPFHVIESNGQAWEEMGVSLEGDAFAWAGIGPAPTGLVEGIPVFPAGYRTEVRDNFPEFLAPLVGAMASGRMLWIDYGFPRDDYYHESRTKGTLRTFSQHRAAEDPLQSPGEIDITAHVDFTAVEEAIEALGGKVTLFERQGRFLTHCARPWLMSMDGRTDAEAMKAVRAFQTLTHPGQLGASFHMMIAEWDH, from the coding sequence ATGGCCGCCGCACTTTATGATCCGGAGGAGGGTTATTATGCCCGGCCGGCGGGGCAGGTGGGCCGTGCGGGAGACTTTTTCACGAGTGTCAGCGTGGGGCCGCTTTTCGGGCGTTTGCTGGCGGAATGCGTGATGGAATGGTATCGGGAGGCCGGAAAACCTCCGCGCTGGCGGCTGGTGGAGCTGGGTGCGAATGACGGCACGCTGGCCATGGACCTGCACGCCGCCCTAAAGGAGATGGTTGGGGGGGGCTCCGGACTCGAGCACGTAGTGATCGAGCCCCTTCCGCAGCTCGCCGCAGCGCTTCGGGAAAAGTGCGGGGGTTTTTTGAGAGTGGAGGATTCCTCCGGTCCGCTCGCGGAGGATCCTTTACCGTCGTTTGTCCTGGGAAACGAGGTTCTGGACGCCTTGCCGTTTCACGTCATCGAATCCAACGGGCAGGCTTGGGAGGAAATGGGCGTGAGTCTGGAGGGAGATGCGTTCGCGTGGGCCGGCATCGGGCCGGCCCCGACAGGACTGGTCGAGGGAATCCCGGTCTTTCCGGCAGGCTATCGCACGGAGGTGCGGGACAATTTCCCCGAGTTCCTCGCGCCGTTGGTGGGGGCAATGGCTAGCGGGCGCATGCTCTGGATCGACTACGGTTTTCCGCGGGACGATTACTACCATGAATCCCGTACCAAGGGCACGCTGCGTACCTTCTCGCAACATCGCGCCGCGGAAGATCCGCTGCAATCACCCGGCGAGATCGATATCACCGCTCACGTCGATTTCACGGCGGTGGAAGAGGCGATCGAAGCTTTGGGTGGAAAGGTAACGCTCTTCGAAAGGCAAGGGCGTTTCCTCACCCATTGTGCGCGGCCTTGGTTGATGTCCATGGACGGTCGCACCGATGCGGAAGCGATGAAGGCGGTGCGAGCTTTCCAGACGCTCACACATCCCGGACAACTCGGCGCGAGCTTCCACATGATGATCGCGGAGTGGGATCACTAG